A genomic region of Pseudomonadota bacterium contains the following coding sequences:
- a CDS encoding efflux RND transporter periplasmic adaptor subunit yields MRKRSVVALSVLAIVVVVGVLGGIKALQIRKMIAGASQFMPPPEPVTTVRLERQSWESLLTTVGSLAAVQGVNVSAELSGRVTRIAFEAGTKVRAGALVQQDVAAETAQLRAIEARLALANSTLDRVRRLLAKHAVPASEHDLAAAQASEAAAEADALRATITKKTIRAPFSGRLGLRQVNLGQVLNAGEPIVLLQSIGPVYVNFLLPQQHLQQVALGLPVRITTSALPGAPIVGTITAVTPQVDPDTRSVELQATVPNSDERLRPGMFVKLAVVLPRAREVVALPATAVLYAPYSDSVFVLEAQPPAAAAGPATAQGPAATEEVAPGAQTAGVGVRQQFLRQQFVRLGERRGDYVAVLDGLKAGQAVVSTGVFKLRNGQAVVVDNTLNPSFKLAPTPSDS; encoded by the coding sequence ATGCGAAAGCGCAGTGTCGTCGCCCTCAGCGTCCTCGCCATCGTCGTCGTGGTGGGCGTGCTCGGCGGGATCAAGGCCCTGCAGATCCGCAAGATGATCGCGGGCGCCAGCCAGTTCATGCCGCCCCCTGAGCCTGTAACGACGGTGCGCCTGGAGCGCCAGTCCTGGGAGTCGCTGCTGACCACCGTCGGCTCGCTCGCCGCCGTACAGGGGGTCAACGTCTCGGCCGAGCTTTCGGGCAGAGTCACGCGCATCGCCTTCGAAGCTGGGACGAAGGTGCGCGCCGGGGCGCTCGTCCAACAGGACGTCGCCGCGGAGACGGCCCAGCTGCGCGCGATCGAGGCCCGGCTCGCGCTGGCAAACAGCACCCTCGACCGCGTGAGGCGTTTGCTCGCCAAGCACGCCGTCCCGGCCTCCGAGCATGACCTCGCCGCCGCGCAGGCCAGCGAGGCGGCCGCGGAAGCCGACGCGCTGCGCGCCACGATCACCAAGAAGACGATCCGCGCGCCATTTTCCGGCCGCCTCGGCCTGCGCCAGGTCAATCTCGGCCAGGTGCTCAACGCCGGGGAGCCGATCGTGCTGCTGCAGTCGATCGGCCCGGTCTACGTCAACTTCCTCCTGCCGCAGCAACACCTGCAACAGGTCGCCCTCGGCCTTCCCGTACGGATCACGACCAGCGCGCTCCCGGGCGCGCCGATCGTCGGCACGATCACCGCGGTCACCCCTCAGGTGGACCCCGACACCCGCAGCGTCGAGCTCCAAGCGACCGTGCCGAATTCCGACGAGCGACTCAGGCCCGGGATGTTCGTCAAGCTAGCCGTCGTGCTGCCACGCGCGCGCGAGGTGGTCGCGCTGCCGGCCACCGCCGTGCTCTACGCGCCCTACAGCGACTCGGTCTTCGTCCTCGAGGCGCAACCGCCCGCGGCGGCGGCAGGCCCAGCGACCGCGCAGGGCCCGGCAGCGACGGAGGAGGTCGCTCCTGGGGCCCAGACGGCTGGCGTCGGGGTGCGGCAGCAGTTTCTTCGGCAGCAGTTCGTGCGGCTGGGAGAGCGCCGCGGCGACTATGTCGCCGTCCTCGATGGCCTGAAGGCCGGCCAAGCGGTCGTCAGCACCGGCGTCTTCAAGCTGCGCAACGGACAAGCGGTGGTCGTCGACAACACGCTGAATCCAAGCTTCAAGCTAGCGCCCACGCCCAGCGACAGCTGA
- a CDS encoding efflux RND transporter permease subunit has product MKFTDIFIRRPVLALVVNLVIVIAGVQALRSLNVRQYPRSENSVVTVTTVYVGASAELVRGFITTQLERAIAAADGIDYLESQSAQGLSTINARLKLNYDPIKALAEIGSKVDQVRGNLPPEAEVPTINIQSADSQFASAYLSFSSTILKQNQITDYLVRIVQPRLSAIEGVQRAEILGARTFAMRIWLKPDRMAALNVSPAQVRQALAANNFLAPIGRTKGALVQVNLTANTDLRSVEEFKNLVLREQGGAVVRLQDVAEVALGAEDYDAEVRFSGETAVFMGIYALPNANALDVVRRVRAEIATIQRDLPSGLRARVAYDATAYINDALHEVTRTLIDTLLIVAVIIFLFLGSLRSVLVPIVAIPLSLIGGVFLMQAFGFTVNLLTLLAIVLSVGLVVDDAIVVVENVERHLREGKTPQEAALLGARELIGPIIAMTITLAAVYAPIGLQGGLTGSLFREFAFTLAGAVTISGVVALTLSPVMSARLLKPGLGERGLAGKIARDFVRLRALYGRLLDATLNHRWAVYVLWAGISLLTIPMFKMSAAELAPTEDQGVVFGLLEASANATLDQTSRFAAAANRAFLSTPESKFTFQVTFPTSGFSGMALKPWGERQRSVPQILPEVQRKLQAIPGIRIFPVAPPALPGGGQFPVEVVIASTAEPEEILRLVEQLQAKAVASRMFAFPPIIDVKVDQPQSELVIDRDKVADLGLSLQQVGSDVAAMLGGNFVNRFNIAGRSYKVIPQIARVERLNPEQLAAIRVTGPNGQLVPLSAVATLRDTTVARSLNRFQQLNAVKLSGVAMRPLDEALRFLEDEAGKILPQGYVIDYTGESRQLRSESNKFLPAFALALVLIFLVLAAQFNSFRDPFVILAGSVPLAIFGALIFTFLKMPNPNVPFFTGGWTTTLNIYSQVGLVTLVGLVAKNGILIVEFANKLQDQGRSKREAVHEAALTRLRPILMTAGATIAGHFPLTLVTGAGAAARNSIGLVLVGGMAVGTAFTLFAIPAIYLLVGRSRPPAESPPAEGASGISEHWDPEAL; this is encoded by the coding sequence ATGAAATTCACCGACATCTTCATCCGTCGCCCGGTCCTCGCGCTCGTCGTTAACCTCGTGATCGTCATTGCCGGCGTGCAGGCGTTGCGTTCGCTCAATGTGCGCCAATACCCCCGCAGCGAGAACTCGGTCGTCACCGTCACCACCGTCTACGTCGGCGCCAGCGCCGAGCTGGTGCGGGGCTTCATCACCACCCAGCTCGAGCGCGCGATCGCGGCAGCGGACGGCATCGACTATCTCGAGTCACAGAGCGCGCAAGGGTTGTCGACGATCAATGCGCGCCTCAAGCTGAACTACGATCCGATCAAGGCGCTGGCGGAGATCGGCTCCAAGGTCGATCAGGTGCGCGGCAACCTGCCTCCCGAGGCCGAGGTGCCGACGATAAATATCCAGTCCGCTGACAGCCAGTTCGCCTCCGCCTACCTCAGCTTCAGCTCGACGATCCTCAAACAGAATCAGATCACCGATTACCTCGTCCGCATCGTGCAACCGCGCCTCTCCGCGATCGAGGGCGTTCAGCGGGCCGAGATCCTCGGCGCGCGCACCTTCGCGATGCGCATCTGGCTCAAGCCCGACCGGATGGCCGCGCTCAACGTCAGTCCGGCGCAGGTGCGCCAGGCCCTCGCCGCCAACAACTTTCTGGCGCCGATCGGCCGCACCAAGGGCGCCTTGGTTCAGGTCAATCTGACGGCCAACACCGATCTGCGCTCGGTCGAGGAGTTCAAGAACCTCGTGCTGCGCGAGCAGGGGGGCGCGGTCGTCCGCCTGCAGGACGTGGCCGAGGTCGCGCTCGGCGCCGAGGACTACGACGCTGAGGTGCGTTTCTCGGGGGAGACGGCGGTGTTCATGGGGATCTACGCGCTCCCCAACGCGAACGCGCTCGACGTCGTGCGCCGCGTTCGGGCTGAGATCGCGACGATTCAGCGCGACCTGCCGAGCGGACTGCGGGCCCGCGTAGCGTACGACGCGACGGCCTACATCAACGACGCGCTGCATGAGGTCACCCGCACGCTGATCGACACGCTGTTGATCGTGGCGGTGATCATCTTCCTCTTCCTCGGCTCCCTGCGCTCGGTGCTCGTGCCGATCGTCGCGATCCCGCTGTCGTTGATCGGCGGGGTTTTCCTGATGCAGGCCTTCGGCTTCACGGTCAACCTGCTCACCCTCCTGGCGATCGTGCTCTCGGTCGGCCTCGTCGTCGACGACGCGATCGTCGTCGTCGAGAACGTCGAGCGCCACCTGCGCGAGGGAAAGACGCCGCAGGAGGCAGCGCTGCTCGGCGCGCGCGAGCTGATCGGTCCGATCATCGCGATGACGATCACCCTCGCCGCCGTCTACGCGCCAATCGGACTACAGGGCGGTCTCACGGGTTCCCTCTTCCGCGAGTTCGCCTTCACGCTCGCGGGCGCGGTGACGATCTCGGGCGTCGTCGCGCTCACCTTGTCTCCGGTGATGTCGGCGCGGCTGCTCAAGCCCGGGCTCGGCGAACGCGGCCTCGCCGGCAAGATCGCGCGCGACTTCGTCCGCCTCCGCGCCCTCTACGGCCGCCTGCTCGACGCCACGCTCAACCACCGGTGGGCGGTCTACGTGCTCTGGGCTGGAATCAGCCTGCTGACGATCCCGATGTTCAAGATGTCGGCTGCCGAGCTGGCCCCAACCGAGGACCAGGGGGTGGTCTTCGGCCTGCTCGAGGCCTCGGCCAACGCGACGCTCGACCAGACCAGCCGCTTCGCCGCAGCGGCCAATCGCGCCTTCCTCAGCACGCCCGAGAGCAAGTTCACCTTCCAGGTGACCTTCCCGACCTCGGGCTTCAGCGGGATGGCGCTCAAGCCCTGGGGTGAACGCCAGCGCAGCGTGCCGCAGATTCTTCCCGAAGTGCAGCGTAAGCTGCAGGCGATTCCCGGTATTCGGATCTTTCCCGTCGCGCCGCCGGCGCTGCCCGGCGGAGGGCAGTTCCCGGTCGAGGTGGTGATCGCCTCGACCGCCGAGCCGGAGGAGATCCTGCGACTCGTCGAGCAGCTGCAGGCCAAGGCCGTCGCCAGCCGCATGTTCGCCTTCCCGCCGATCATCGATGTGAAGGTCGACCAACCGCAGTCTGAGCTGGTGATCGACCGGGACAAGGTTGCCGACCTCGGCCTCAGCCTGCAGCAGGTCGGCAGCGATGTCGCCGCGATGCTCGGCGGCAACTTCGTCAACCGCTTCAACATCGCCGGTCGCAGCTACAAGGTGATCCCGCAGATCGCGCGCGTCGAGCGCCTCAACCCCGAGCAGCTGGCGGCGATCCGCGTCACGGGTCCCAATGGGCAGCTCGTCCCCTTGAGCGCGGTCGCGACGCTACGCGATACGACGGTCGCACGGTCCCTCAATCGCTTTCAGCAGCTCAACGCGGTCAAGCTCAGCGGCGTGGCGATGCGCCCGCTCGACGAGGCTCTGCGCTTCCTCGAGGACGAGGCGGGAAAGATCCTGCCCCAGGGCTACGTCATCGACTACACCGGCGAGTCGCGCCAGCTCCGCAGCGAGAGCAACAAGTTCCTGCCGGCGTTCGCCCTGGCGCTGGTGCTGATCTTCCTCGTCCTCGCCGCCCAGTTCAACAGCTTCCGCGACCCCTTCGTGATCCTCGCCGGGTCGGTTCCGCTGGCGATCTTCGGCGCGCTGATCTTCACCTTCCTCAAGATGCCGAATCCCAACGTTCCGTTCTTCACCGGCGGCTGGACCACCACGCTCAATATCTACTCGCAGGTAGGGCTCGTCACCTTGGTCGGGCTCGTGGCCAAGAACGGTATCCTCATCGTCGAGTTCGCCAACAAGCTCCAGGACCAGGGGCGCTCGAAGCGCGAGGCCGTGCACGAGGCCGCACTCACGCGCTTGCGCCCGATCCTGATGACAGCGGGCGCGACGATCGCCGGGCATTTTCCTTTGACGCTCGTCACCGGCGCCGGCGCCGCCGCGCGCAACTCGATCGGGCTCGTGCTCGTCGGCGGAATGGCCGTCGGCACGGCCTTCACACTCTTCGCCATTCCCGCGATCTACCTGCTCGTCGGGCGTAGCCGTCCACCGGCCGAGTCTCCACCCGCAGAGGGCGCCTCGGGGATCTCGGAGCATTGGGATCCTGAGGCACTTTAG
- a CDS encoding polysaccharide biosynthesis C-terminal domain-containing protein produces MSDASTVSAGRGVVYIGLAKIYFIIAGYAIYFALPRLLGSPVAWGEYLLVIGLVSVINNVIVTATIQGVSKFTAQGDVAADAVKRAALRVQVVLGGGAAVVFAAASPWIAAWERDPQLARWYALAAGIILCYAFYAVFVGSLNGLRRFGEQAAFDASFATLRAALILIGAGAGFGVTGAVGGFVAAAALILVAALWRLGLPSRGPEVFPSARLWRLIIELFLSTLALNLIMRADLLLLKRSVTGLAARALGSAEATAAASAAAGYYGSAQSLAFIPYQLILAVTFVVFPLVSRSTFAADHAATRGYIHRTLRLSLIFVAGLAAVLMGNPEAVITVPYPAIYRVGGPALRWLAGGMVCFSLITVSNTILNGAGHTRAVIATTALTLLLVVVANVVAVPRAASPEHALGVAAAATALAMVAGLAMSTALLKRALGAALPLGTLVRVGLAWGLAASVGAWLPERSRLITLAECSLTLLLYVGALVVVGELGREDLTLLRRRRGDAPAPAPAGSAEHDDGR; encoded by the coding sequence ATGAGCGATGCTTCAACCGTCAGTGCGGGTCGCGGTGTGGTCTACATTGGCCTCGCCAAAATCTACTTCATCATCGCTGGCTACGCGATCTACTTCGCGCTGCCGCGGCTGCTGGGATCGCCGGTCGCCTGGGGCGAGTACCTTCTGGTGATCGGGCTGGTCTCGGTGATCAACAATGTGATCGTCACCGCGACGATCCAGGGCGTGAGCAAGTTCACGGCGCAGGGTGATGTCGCGGCCGATGCGGTGAAGCGCGCCGCCCTGCGGGTGCAGGTTGTGCTCGGGGGTGGGGCGGCGGTGGTCTTTGCCGCGGCGTCACCGTGGATAGCGGCCTGGGAGCGGGATCCTCAGCTGGCGCGCTGGTACGCGCTCGCGGCCGGGATCATTCTTTGCTACGCGTTCTACGCGGTCTTCGTCGGCTCGCTCAACGGGCTCCGTCGCTTCGGCGAGCAGGCGGCGTTCGACGCGAGCTTCGCCACCTTGCGAGCTGCGCTGATCCTTATCGGGGCGGGCGCCGGCTTCGGCGTGACAGGGGCGGTGGGCGGCTTCGTGGCGGCGGCGGCGCTGATCCTTGTCGCGGCGCTGTGGCGCCTTGGTTTGCCTTCGCGCGGTCCGGAGGTCTTCCCGAGCGCGCGGCTGTGGCGCCTGATTATCGAGCTCTTCCTCTCGACCTTGGCGCTGAATCTGATCATGCGAGCCGATCTCTTGCTGCTCAAGCGCTCGGTGACCGGCCTGGCGGCGCGAGCACTCGGAAGCGCGGAGGCTACGGCGGCGGCCTCGGCGGCTGCCGGCTACTACGGCAGCGCGCAGTCGCTGGCGTTCATTCCCTATCAGCTGATCCTCGCCGTCACCTTCGTCGTCTTTCCCTTGGTCTCGCGCTCGACCTTCGCCGCCGATCATGCGGCGACGCGCGGCTATATCCACCGCACGCTGCGCTTGTCGCTGATCTTCGTCGCGGGATTGGCGGCTGTCCTGATGGGTAACCCCGAGGCCGTGATCACCGTGCCCTATCCGGCGATCTACCGAGTTGGCGGGCCGGCGCTGCGTTGGTTGGCCGGGGGCATGGTCTGCTTCTCGTTGATCACGGTCAGCAACACGATCCTCAACGGTGCGGGGCACACGCGCGCAGTGATCGCCACGACGGCGCTCACCTTGCTGCTCGTCGTCGTCGCCAATGTCGTCGCTGTGCCACGAGCGGCCTCACCCGAGCACGCCCTTGGCGTGGCGGCGGCGGCCACGGCGCTGGCGATGGTTGCCGGCCTCGCGATGAGCACGGCCTTGCTCAAGCGCGCGCTCGGGGCCGCGCTGCCGCTGGGCACGCTCGTGCGCGTAGGCCTGGCCTGGGGCCTGGCCGCGTCGGTCGGTGCGTGGTTGCCCGAGCGGTCGCGCTTGATCACGCTAGCCGAGTGCTCGCTGACGCTGCTGCTTTACGTCGGTGCGCTGGTGGTCGTCGGAGAGCTAGGCCGGGAGGATCTGACGCTGCTGCGGCGCCGCCGAGGCGACGCGCCGGCGCCAGCGCCGGCAGGGAGCGCCGAGCATGACGATGGACGCTGA
- a CDS encoding CBS domain-containing protein: MQTAGEVMQEARSVSPTLSVQDLARLLLEEQLDGVCVVAEDGALVGVVTSMDLIFQEKQLHLPTFFMLLDGVLPLDAPWRAERELDKISGAEVADIMTADPVAVAKDTPLDQVATLMVERHISILPVVADDRLIGVVTKPAMLRAAFSALAAG; this comes from the coding sequence ATGCAAACGGCCGGCGAGGTGATGCAGGAGGCGCGCAGCGTCAGTCCAACGCTCTCGGTGCAGGACCTCGCCCGACTGCTGCTGGAGGAGCAGTTGGACGGCGTTTGCGTCGTCGCGGAGGACGGCGCGCTGGTCGGGGTGGTTACGTCGATGGATCTGATCTTCCAGGAGAAGCAGCTGCACCTGCCGACCTTCTTCATGCTGCTCGACGGCGTGCTGCCGCTCGACGCTCCGTGGCGCGCCGAGCGTGAGCTCGACAAGATCAGCGGTGCGGAGGTCGCGGATATCATGACGGCAGATCCCGTCGCCGTCGCCAAGGACACGCCGCTCGACCAGGTGGCGACGCTGATGGTCGAGCGTCACATCAGTATCCTCCCCGTAGTTGCGGACGACCGCCTGATCGGGGTGGTCACCAAGCCGGCGATGTTGCGTGCGGCCTTCAGCGCCCTGGCTGCCGGCTGA
- the dusA gene encoding tRNA dihydrouridine(20/20a) synthase DusA, which translates to MMDRTDRHFRYILRQITRRALLYSEMVTARAVLHGDAERLLGFSAVERPLALQLAGDRPEELAAAARVGAALGYDEINLNIGCPSERVQLGRFGACLMAEPALVADCVAALGAAVSLPITVKHRIGISGHETYAELTRFVAAVADAGCARFIVHARLALLGGLSPKANRSVPPLRHEVVHALKRDFPQLCIVLNGGLRTLDQVAAALAQVDGAMIGRAAYDDPYLLARADRLFFGASDPVPTRRVIIEALLPYVSALEASGQPGTRVTRHLLGLVAGRPGARRWRTVLSSGEGATAAERLRGLLGSLPATVLDDPVVDEARAQ; encoded by the coding sequence ATGATGGACCGCACGGACCGGCATTTCCGCTACATCCTGCGGCAGATTACGCGGCGCGCGTTGCTCTACAGCGAGATGGTGACGGCGCGCGCGGTGCTGCACGGCGACGCCGAGCGCCTGCTCGGCTTCAGCGCGGTCGAGCGACCGCTGGCGCTGCAGCTCGCCGGTGACCGGCCGGAGGAGCTGGCCGCTGCGGCGCGCGTGGGCGCAGCGCTGGGCTACGACGAGATCAACCTCAACATCGGTTGCCCGAGCGAGCGGGTGCAGCTTGGCCGCTTCGGGGCCTGTCTGATGGCCGAGCCCGCCCTCGTCGCCGACTGCGTCGCTGCGCTGGGGGCGGCGGTGAGCTTGCCGATCACCGTCAAGCACCGGATTGGGATCAGCGGCCACGAGACCTATGCCGAGCTGACGCGCTTCGTGGCCGCCGTCGCCGACGCTGGCTGCGCGCGCTTCATCGTTCACGCTCGGCTGGCCTTGCTCGGCGGGCTCAGTCCGAAGGCCAACCGCAGCGTGCCGCCGCTGCGCCACGAGGTGGTGCACGCGCTCAAGCGAGACTTCCCACAGCTCTGCATCGTCCTCAACGGCGGTCTGCGCACGCTCGACCAGGTGGCGGCCGCGCTGGCGCAGGTGGATGGCGCGATGATTGGCCGCGCGGCCTACGACGACCCTTACCTGCTGGCGCGGGCCGATCGGCTCTTCTTCGGTGCAAGCGATCCCGTGCCGACGCGCCGCGTGATCATCGAGGCGCTGCTCCCCTATGTGAGCGCGTTGGAGGCATCGGGTCAGCCCGGTACGCGCGTGACGCGGCACCTGCTCGGGTTGGTGGCAGGGCGTCCCGGCGCCCGTCGCTGGCGCACGGTGCTCAGTTCAGGTGAAGGCGCGACGGCGGCCGAGCGGCTGCGTGGGCTGCTCGGATCGCTGCCGGCGACGGTGTTGGATGACCCTGTGGTCGACGAGGCTCGAGCGCAATAG
- a CDS encoding TolC family protein produces MSSQLRAAGALRLVLGLCVLVGLAFLTPARAGAEVEGARQAPGAPRLVTLEEAYRLAQRDNPTLAVMAARVRSAAAEVGRAWSQLKPSASLNGTYTVNDPVVSIDAAAFAPPGAPPSEPIVIQRRHQFAFALQAGVPLFRGPAYQQLGVARKGVAAAQLRGVRRRQDYLLRVADAYYAGLGTHEVATALEEKVAVDQRNLAVVRARLEVGRVLRSDVVRAELVLVQDEQALRRQRNALAAAQRRVAILIGLDGLVTLRRPAEPAPVAVDEAAMLRSAVRRRADVEALRLDIAAADQASKAVRWSFLPTLDLNLLYRWQNVGGFANRRDSLAVVATLGLPLYEGGLRYANQRAAEARMAEGRAARAELTRGIAETVVQLRADLLSAEAGLVSADKAASLATVIVEEMTARYEAGTATQLDLLDATQRRLEARIELTRSRYARDMARVALAHVLGGRQPFELEAQR; encoded by the coding sequence ATGAGCAGCCAATTGAGAGCGGCCGGTGCGTTGCGCCTGGTCCTGGGTCTTTGTGTGCTGGTCGGTCTAGCGTTTTTGACGCCAGCGCGCGCAGGCGCGGAGGTCGAGGGTGCGCGGCAGGCGCCGGGCGCGCCGCGGCTGGTCACGCTCGAGGAAGCCTACCGGCTCGCCCAGCGCGACAATCCGACGCTCGCGGTCATGGCAGCACGCGTGCGCAGCGCCGCGGCTGAGGTGGGCCGCGCCTGGTCGCAGCTCAAGCCGAGCGCCAGCCTCAACGGCACCTACACGGTGAACGATCCGGTGGTGTCGATCGACGCCGCGGCGTTCGCACCGCCGGGGGCGCCGCCGAGCGAGCCGATCGTGATCCAACGCCGGCACCAGTTCGCCTTCGCCTTGCAGGCGGGCGTGCCGCTTTTTCGCGGACCCGCCTACCAGCAGCTCGGTGTCGCGCGCAAGGGGGTCGCGGCGGCGCAGCTGCGCGGCGTGCGGCGGCGCCAGGACTACCTGCTGCGCGTGGCCGACGCCTACTATGCTGGGCTCGGAACGCACGAGGTCGCGACGGCGCTCGAGGAGAAGGTGGCGGTCGACCAGCGCAACCTCGCGGTGGTGCGCGCCCGGCTCGAGGTCGGCCGCGTCTTGCGATCGGACGTCGTGCGAGCCGAGTTGGTGCTGGTCCAGGACGAGCAGGCGCTCCGCCGGCAGCGCAATGCGCTCGCGGCCGCGCAACGCCGCGTGGCGATCTTGATCGGCCTCGACGGGTTGGTCACGCTGCGCCGGCCGGCCGAGCCGGCGCCGGTGGCGGTCGACGAAGCGGCGATGCTGCGCTCGGCGGTGCGCCGGCGCGCCGATGTCGAGGCGCTGCGCTTGGACATCGCCGCGGCTGACCAGGCGAGCAAGGCGGTGCGCTGGTCCTTCCTCCCGACGCTCGATCTGAACCTGCTCTACCGCTGGCAGAACGTCGGTGGTTTCGCCAACCGCCGCGATTCGCTGGCCGTCGTCGCCACGCTCGGGCTCCCGCTCTACGAGGGCGGCCTGCGTTACGCGAATCAACGCGCCGCGGAGGCGCGGATGGCCGAGGGACGGGCGGCCCGCGCGGAGCTGACGCGCGGCATTGCAGAGACCGTGGTCCAGCTGCGCGCCGACCTGCTTTCGGCCGAGGCGGGCCTGGTCAGTGCCGACAAGGCCGCATCGTTGGCGACCGTGATTGTCGAGGAGATGACAGCCCGTTACGAGGCCGGCACGGCGACGCAGCTCGACCTGCTGGACGCGACCCAGCGCCGGCTCGAGGCGCGCATCGAGCTAACCCGCAGCCGCTATGCGCGCGACATGGCGCGCGTCGCGCTCGCGCACGTGCTCGGCGGCCGGCAGCCCTTCGAGCTCGAGGCGCAGCGTTGA
- a CDS encoding DUF2723 domain-containing protein has product MRLPAALRPIFPPAALVAIFFGLYWLTLCPTVFWYDSAEYAAAARVLGIPHPPGYPLYTLIAWLFTLLPLTPALAVNLMSAVFGALAVGMVYAVVRALGGGRLAAVVGGATLGAGSLFWFQAVIAEVYTPAITALLLVLWLLLRGLERDRSGWLVAAALLAGLALGLHLFIATCGLGFALLVWGCGLPINGPRELRLLWRRRGSGRRLGRALGCLLATGIGSTIFLYLRWRAAMQPLINFEDPSSSWERFWWFVSGGNYKHWFLQHYAFGRRAGRVLVVFYDQLLVVGALLALVGGITLWRGRALVGLALSLMIAGNVYFFFDYRVHDVEVFFLPTLAVLCCLVGLGVDGALAAVDRLTSASPRAPRVRLGLALVLALFPASLAAASYGKVDLHGYRAAYDYGERMSRELPTGTVIINFTTPPEWKNDAVFALYFQRILGRRPDVAVRTRMNRDDVLALLAQGTPVYLYYPVPRLVREFEVERDGPAFRVLRARARPLMPPPRSSRRRDRRPSED; this is encoded by the coding sequence TTGAGGCTGCCAGCGGCCCTGCGGCCGATCTTCCCCCCCGCGGCCCTGGTGGCGATCTTCTTCGGGCTCTACTGGCTCACGCTCTGTCCGACCGTCTTTTGGTACGACAGCGCAGAGTACGCCGCCGCGGCGCGCGTGCTCGGCATTCCGCACCCACCGGGATACCCGCTCTACACGCTGATCGCCTGGCTCTTTACCCTGCTGCCGCTGACGCCGGCCCTCGCGGTCAACCTGATGAGCGCGGTCTTCGGCGCGTTGGCGGTAGGCATGGTCTATGCGGTGGTCCGCGCCCTCGGTGGCGGCCGGCTCGCCGCCGTCGTCGGTGGCGCGACGCTCGGCGCAGGCTCGCTCTTCTGGTTTCAGGCGGTGATCGCCGAGGTCTACACCCCGGCGATCACCGCGCTCTTGCTGGTGCTCTGGCTGCTGCTGCGGGGCCTCGAGCGCGACCGGAGCGGCTGGCTGGTCGCAGCGGCGCTGCTCGCCGGGCTAGCCCTGGGCCTCCACCTCTTTATCGCGACCTGCGGGCTCGGCTTCGCGCTGCTCGTCTGGGGCTGCGGCCTTCCGATCAACGGGCCGCGCGAGCTGCGGCTGCTCTGGCGCCGTCGGGGCAGCGGTCGTCGACTTGGCCGCGCGCTCGGCTGCCTGCTCGCCACCGGGATCGGCAGCACGATCTTCCTCTACCTGCGCTGGCGCGCCGCGATGCAGCCGCTGATCAACTTCGAGGATCCCTCGTCCTCGTGGGAGCGCTTCTGGTGGTTCGTCAGCGGCGGCAACTACAAGCACTGGTTTCTCCAGCACTACGCCTTCGGGCGCCGCGCGGGCCGCGTGCTGGTCGTATTCTACGACCAGCTCCTCGTCGTCGGCGCGCTCCTCGCGCTCGTCGGCGGGATCACGCTCTGGCGCGGGCGCGCGCTCGTCGGCCTGGCTCTGTCGCTGATGATCGCCGGCAACGTCTACTTCTTCTTCGACTACCGCGTGCACGACGTCGAGGTCTTCTTTCTCCCGACGCTCGCCGTGCTCTGCTGCCTCGTCGGCCTCGGGGTCGACGGCGCGCTCGCAGCGGTAGACCGCCTGACGTCCGCTTCGCCCCGGGCGCCACGGGTGCGTCTCGGCCTTGCGCTGGTGCTCGCGCTCTTTCCGGCGTCCTTGGCGGCGGCCAGTTACGGCAAGGTCGACCTGCATGGCTATCGCGCGGCCTACGACTATGGCGAGCGCATGTCGCGTGAGCTGCCGACCGGCACCGTGATCATCAACTTCACGACGCCCCCCGAGTGGAAGAACGACGCCGTCTTCGCGCTCTACTTCCAGCGCATCCTCGGCCGGCGCCCCGACGTCGCGGTGCGTACGCGCATGAATCGCGACGACGTGCTCGCGCTGCTGGCGCAAGGCACGCCCGTCTACCTCTACTACCCGGTGCCGCGTCTGGTTCGCGAGTTCGAGGTCGAGCGCGACGGCCCGGCCTTTCGTGTGCTACGGGCACGCGCCCGGCCCCTGATGCCACCACCGCGCTCGTCCCGGCGCCGCGATCGGCGCCCGAGCGAGGATTGA
- a CDS encoding DUF2505 domain-containing protein, translating into MDLHIEHTFAASAERFWSMVLLDPDYQDALYRALRLKIEHCAIEREDGEGGLRLRRELHLTPDRELPSALRKLVRGAALVKERASFDAQAGRMTIEIELPVIGAWVDFRGTYTWRMVGPARLQRDWDARCRARLPLVGRQIETYLLGEMRTSFEQGYRFTCDWLARHSEAPTGEGA; encoded by the coding sequence ATGGACCTCCACATCGAGCACACCTTCGCGGCGAGCGCCGAACGCTTCTGGTCCATGGTTCTGCTGGATCCAGACTATCAGGACGCGCTCTACCGCGCGCTCCGCTTGAAGATCGAGCACTGCGCGATCGAGCGAGAGGACGGCGAGGGCGGGCTGCGGCTGCGCCGCGAGCTGCACCTGACGCCCGATCGCGAGCTGCCCAGCGCCCTGCGCAAGCTGGTGCGGGGCGCCGCGCTGGTCAAAGAGCGCGCGAGCTTCGACGCGCAGGCTGGCAGGATGACGATCGAGATCGAGCTGCCCGTGATCGGCGCCTGGGTCGACTTCCGCGGCACCTACACCTGGCGCATGGTCGGCCCGGCGCGGCTCCAGCGCGACTGGGACGCACGCTGTCGCGCCCGTCTCCCGCTGGTCGGCCGCCAAATCGAAACCTATCTACTGGGCGAGATGCGGACCAGCTTCGAGCAAGGCTACCGCTTCACCTGCGACTGGCTGGCGCGGCATTCCGAAGCCCCGACGGGGGAAGGCGCTTGA